In Chitinophaga nivalis, a single genomic region encodes these proteins:
- the dcd gene encoding dCTP deaminase, whose amino-acid sequence MILSDKRILEEIEKGTIVIAPYDRKYLGTNSYDVHLGKHLATYKDRILDARKHNEIDHFEIPAEGYVLQPGTLYLGVTEEYTETHAHVPFLEGKSSTGRLGIDIHATAGKGDVGFCNTWTLEISCAQPVRIYAGMPIGQLIYFVVEGEVETLYNKKGNAKYNSHTIRPVESMMWKNEF is encoded by the coding sequence ATGATTCTGTCAGACAAACGGATATTGGAGGAAATTGAAAAAGGCACTATCGTGATTGCGCCTTACGACCGGAAATATCTGGGTACCAACTCCTATGATGTACACCTGGGTAAACACCTGGCCACCTACAAAGACCGGATACTGGATGCGCGCAAACACAATGAAATCGATCATTTTGAAATCCCGGCAGAAGGCTACGTATTACAACCGGGTACCCTTTACCTGGGTGTTACGGAAGAATACACCGAAACACATGCCCACGTGCCTTTTCTGGAAGGTAAATCCAGCACCGGCCGCCTGGGGATCGACATTCATGCAACTGCCGGTAAAGGAGATGTTGGTTTCTGCAATACCTGGACCCTGGAAATTTCCTGCGCCCAACCGGTACGTATATACGCCGGCATGCCCATCGGGCAGCTGATCTACTTCGTCGTAGAAGGAGAAGTGGAAACACTCTATAACAAGAAAGGCAACGCCAAATATAACAGCCACACCATCAGACCAGTGGAAAGTATGATGTGGAAGAATGAATTCTAA
- a CDS encoding 4'-phosphopantetheinyl transferase family protein, with the protein MPLIRTIQIDADTKLGVWKITEDESFFRTKVNISRDIHHLHKRLQHFAGRYLLLTLFPDFPIQQITVTDSRKPVLACDSYHFSISHCGDYAAAIVSKTGAVGIDIEEIKEKIEWVSHKFLSPEEQGFMDLRETLAHKSICWSAKEAMYKWYGKGGVDFKADMRLYPFVFQHTGFISAEFLKPDNNTRLYLQYIIENNLCLAWTLPARGLDNH; encoded by the coding sequence ATGCCATTAATACGTACCATACAAATTGATGCGGATACGAAGCTGGGGGTGTGGAAGATAACAGAGGACGAAAGCTTTTTCCGGACAAAGGTGAATATCAGCCGGGATATACATCATTTACATAAACGATTGCAGCATTTTGCCGGCAGATACCTGCTGCTGACCCTTTTCCCTGATTTCCCTATTCAGCAGATTACGGTAACTGATTCCCGTAAGCCGGTACTGGCCTGCGATAGTTACCATTTCTCTATCTCACACTGTGGCGATTATGCAGCTGCTATTGTCAGCAAAACAGGCGCGGTGGGCATCGACATTGAAGAAATAAAAGAAAAGATAGAATGGGTGTCGCATAAGTTCCTGTCGCCGGAAGAACAAGGCTTTATGGACCTGCGCGAAACCCTGGCGCATAAAAGTATTTGCTGGAGCGCCAAAGAAGCCATGTATAAATGGTATGGCAAGGGAGGGGTTGATTTTAAAGCGGATATGCGCCTGTATCCCTTTGTGTTTCAACATACCGGTTTTATCAGTGCCGAATTTTTGAAGCCGGATAACAATACCCGGTTATATTTGCAATACATCATAGAGAACAACCTTTGCCTCGCCTGGACGCTTCCTGCACGAGGTCTGGATAACCATTAA
- a CDS encoding shikimate kinase, with translation MKIYLLGFMGAGKSYWGKQLADHWQLPFYDLDEVIVGAEEMAISDIFAIKGEDYFRERESMLLRELSRQDRFLISCGGGTPCFQDNMDFMNDHGTTIWINPSIAAMVERLQRKKSKRPLIQDLDDDDLSGFVEKKLAERLPFYQQSRHIISSDNISLDTFTENF, from the coding sequence ATGAAAATATACCTGCTCGGTTTTATGGGTGCCGGAAAATCCTATTGGGGAAAACAATTGGCGGATCATTGGCAGCTGCCTTTTTATGATCTGGATGAAGTAATTGTAGGGGCAGAAGAGATGGCCATCAGTGATATCTTCGCTATAAAAGGGGAAGACTATTTCCGGGAACGGGAAAGTATGTTGCTGCGGGAATTATCGCGCCAGGACAGATTCCTGATTTCCTGTGGCGGTGGTACGCCCTGTTTCCAGGACAACATGGACTTTATGAATGACCATGGCACTACCATCTGGATCAACCCTTCTATCGCTGCGATGGTAGAACGGCTGCAGCGGAAAAAGTCAAAGCGTCCGTTAATCCAGGATCTTGATGATGATGACCTGAGTGGGTTTGTGGAGAAAAAGCTGGCCGAAAGGTTACCTTTTTATCAACAGTCCAGGCATATAATTTCATCTGATAATATTTCATTGGATACCTTTACGGAAAATTTCTAG
- a CDS encoding DUF423 domain-containing protein, which yields MHKSFLVWAAVLGALAVILGAFGAHKLKELVPVETVSTFQTGVTYQFYHVFALLITGILFAHLPGSQLQWAGRFFITGIILFSGSLYLLTLMKMTGNVGLKGIGIITPIGGVFFIAGWISLLLGVLRIKA from the coding sequence ATGCATAAAAGTTTTTTAGTTTGGGCAGCGGTTTTAGGCGCATTGGCAGTAATCCTGGGTGCATTTGGTGCACATAAACTGAAGGAGCTGGTGCCGGTTGAAACCGTATCTACTTTTCAGACAGGCGTTACGTATCAGTTCTATCATGTCTTTGCATTGTTAATTACCGGCATTCTCTTTGCTCATCTCCCGGGCAGCCAGTTACAATGGGCAGGCAGGTTTTTTATTACAGGTATTATTCTTTTTTCCGGATCACTGTATCTGCTTACTTTGATGAAGATGACCGGCAATGTAGGATTAAAAGGTATCGGTATCATTACGCCTATTGGCGGCGTATTTTTTATCGCCGGTTGGATTAGCTTGTTGTTGGGCGTGCTCAGGATAAAGGCATAA
- a CDS encoding alpha/beta hydrolase family protein encodes MYKCGWALLLCVCLCAVVRAQDPTVITGKWYGVATSYYGEKQRLIVTLAKQGTGYAGQLESPDQTAVALPFDQIVYRRDTLLLRIDDIRFAYTGVWDVASARFKGLFSWNGQQSRLDLSRTVINREDVSRRPQEPVAPYPYYTENVTFDHTKDSITLAGTFTRPATLGKYPVVVLISGSGAQDRNGEMAGHKTFLVLADYLARNGIASLRCDDRGTGASGGDHTKATIYDLAADVKSAMAYLKTRRDVDVRSIGLAGHSEGAAIAQIAAADNPAVAFVIAMAGPGLPGRELVDQQIIINGRLAGEPDSLTQSRLLRLKPYWDALAGDTNIAVAKARATEVLRDMYRHAPDSIKQQVSEEVFAGDINFTPEMSSLLLYKPLVYLRQIKCPVMAINGSRDIQVEADANLNAIERALRENGNMLVTIRKFEGLNHLFQRCKTCTVEEYGELEQTIDPMVPEFMSHWILQLPPTAK; translated from the coding sequence ATGTACAAATGCGGTTGGGCGCTATTGTTGTGTGTTTGTCTGTGCGCGGTGGTGCGGGCACAGGATCCTACTGTTATTACCGGTAAGTGGTATGGCGTAGCTACTTCCTATTATGGCGAGAAACAACGGTTGATCGTAACCCTTGCCAAACAAGGTACAGGGTATGCGGGGCAGCTGGAAAGTCCTGACCAGACAGCGGTAGCATTACCTTTTGATCAGATTGTATACCGCAGGGATACCTTATTGTTGCGTATAGACGACATCCGGTTTGCCTATACGGGCGTGTGGGATGTGGCCTCGGCACGGTTCAAGGGATTGTTTTCCTGGAACGGACAACAGAGCCGGCTGGATCTCAGCCGCACGGTCATCAACCGGGAAGACGTGAGCAGACGGCCACAGGAACCGGTAGCTCCTTATCCATATTATACAGAAAACGTTACATTCGATCATACAAAAGATAGTATTACCCTGGCCGGCACGTTTACCCGGCCGGCCACCCTGGGTAAATATCCGGTAGTGGTCCTGATCAGCGGTTCCGGTGCGCAGGACCGCAATGGTGAAATGGCCGGACACAAAACCTTCCTCGTACTGGCAGATTATCTGGCCCGTAACGGCATTGCTTCGCTGCGATGCGACGACAGAGGAACCGGCGCATCCGGCGGCGATCATACAAAAGCCACGATTTACGATTTGGCAGCAGATGTAAAATCGGCGATGGCCTATCTGAAAACAAGGCGGGATGTGGATGTCCGGAGTATCGGACTGGCGGGCCACAGCGAAGGTGCCGCCATTGCGCAGATAGCGGCAGCAGATAATCCGGCCGTAGCATTTGTGATAGCCATGGCGGGTCCGGGACTGCCCGGCCGCGAACTGGTAGATCAGCAAATCATCATCAACGGAAGGCTGGCCGGAGAACCGGATAGCCTGACACAATCCCGGTTGTTGCGACTGAAACCATACTGGGATGCATTGGCGGGTGATACGAATATCGCAGTGGCAAAAGCCCGTGCAACGGAGGTACTGCGGGATATGTACCGTCATGCTCCGGATAGTATTAAACAGCAGGTATCTGAAGAAGTATTTGCGGGAGATATTAACTTCACCCCGGAAATGTCTTCTTTGTTATTATATAAACCACTCGTATATCTCAGGCAGATTAAATGCCCGGTCATGGCTATTAACGGGTCGCGGGATATACAGGTGGAGGCAGATGCCAATCTGAATGCGATAGAACGGGCATTGCGCGAAAATGGCAATATGCTCGTAACAATCCGTAAGTTTGAAGGTTTAAACCACTTGTTCCAGCGTTGTAAAACCTGTACAGTAGAAGAATACGGTGAACTGGAACAAACCATTGATCCGATGGTCCCGGAATTCATGTCACACTGGATACTGCAGTTGCCGCCAACTGCAAAGTAA
- a CDS encoding DNA translocase FtsK, translating into MSKNKLKTEKPENKKPKGAAPNPDVLKKDKEPEVKVKELVKDERTHKVMGVFFLLLSVYCFIAFTSYLFTWEDDQDKVFRYSTQELLIGDVKVDNLLGRLGAYVSHNFFFNGVGVAAYLFCYFFFIIGVNFIVGRRVFRVWRNVKYILFGLLFVSMTLAFLAGGFDFPWGGALGNALNKWTSGFVGKTGTALLLLVAGFSWLIWKFNFDFKWPEKKVKPPKPAPVAPPVTPLAAAAAAVTPAAATPPPVKEADRKNGLREDSGVMVIPPAAEEDLDEFSPMELVEREEITVIPSHVPHVPPVVPPAPILNEPEEEEEEGEELMLELKELPEMEEGEDEDPGPLLYIEETPAEEVAPTPKKKNAPQEVAFEIKPTFQDEEEEVEEVAAVRPVVPADPYDPSLDLRDYQYPTLDLLENHNADKVIVQDTSELEKNKNQIIDTLKNYDISIQKISATVGPTVTLYEIVPAAGVRISRIKNLEDDIALSLSALGIRIIAPIPGKGTIGIEVPNVKKTIVSLKNMLASEKFQSSTMDLPIAIGKKIDNENFIADLAKMPHLLMAGATGQGKSVGINTLLVSLLYKKHPSQLKFVLVDPKKVELSLYKLIEKHFLAKLPGEDDAIITDTKKVIHTLNALCIEMDLRYDLLKEAGTRNIREYNNKFTQRRLNPLKGHRYLPFIVLVVDEFADLIMTAGKEVEMPIARLAQLARAVGIHLIIATQRPSVNIITGTIKANFPARVAFKVSSKIDSRTILDIGGAEQLIGQGDMLVSFNGELVRLQCAFVDTPEVENVAEFIGNQKGYPDAFLLPEYVDDKDSDGKELTLADRDPLFEEAAQVIVQTQQGSTSLLQRRMKLGYNRAGRLMDQLEAASIVGPNMGSKARDVLVKTDAELQEILNNLL; encoded by the coding sequence ATGTCGAAGAATAAATTGAAAACCGAAAAACCGGAGAACAAAAAACCAAAAGGCGCCGCCCCGAACCCCGATGTGTTGAAGAAAGACAAGGAGCCTGAGGTAAAAGTAAAGGAGCTGGTAAAAGATGAACGTACCCATAAAGTAATGGGCGTGTTTTTTCTTTTGCTGTCCGTGTATTGTTTTATTGCATTCACTTCATACCTGTTTACCTGGGAAGATGATCAGGATAAAGTATTCCGCTATTCTACGCAGGAACTGCTGATTGGCGATGTAAAGGTAGATAACCTGCTGGGCCGTCTGGGGGCCTATGTATCCCATAATTTTTTCTTTAACGGGGTAGGCGTAGCAGCTTACCTGTTTTGTTATTTCTTTTTTATCATCGGTGTGAATTTTATAGTGGGCCGCCGGGTATTCCGGGTTTGGCGCAATGTGAAATATATTCTTTTCGGATTGCTGTTTGTCAGTATGACGCTGGCATTTCTGGCCGGTGGTTTTGATTTCCCCTGGGGTGGTGCCCTCGGCAATGCACTGAATAAATGGACCTCTGGTTTTGTGGGTAAAACCGGTACGGCGTTATTACTGCTGGTAGCCGGTTTCTCCTGGCTCATCTGGAAATTCAATTTCGATTTCAAGTGGCCGGAAAAAAAGGTGAAACCACCTAAACCTGCTCCGGTAGCACCGCCGGTAACGCCGTTGGCCGCCGCAGCTGCTGCAGTTACGCCAGCTGCTGCCACGCCGCCCCCGGTAAAAGAGGCCGACCGTAAAAACGGATTAAGGGAAGATAGTGGCGTGATGGTAATTCCGCCTGCTGCGGAAGAAGACCTGGATGAGTTTTCACCCATGGAGTTGGTAGAGCGGGAAGAAATTACTGTGATTCCTTCGCATGTACCGCATGTGCCACCGGTAGTGCCGCCGGCGCCTATCCTGAACGAGCCCGAAGAAGAGGAAGAAGAAGGAGAAGAGCTGATGCTGGAGTTGAAAGAGTTGCCGGAAATGGAAGAAGGGGAGGATGAAGATCCGGGGCCGTTGCTGTATATAGAAGAAACGCCTGCGGAAGAAGTGGCGCCGACACCTAAAAAGAAAAATGCACCGCAGGAAGTAGCATTCGAAATCAAGCCTACTTTCCAGGATGAGGAAGAAGAGGTAGAAGAAGTGGCCGCAGTAAGGCCGGTGGTACCGGCTGATCCTTATGATCCTTCCCTGGATCTGCGGGACTATCAATATCCTACCCTGGACCTCCTGGAAAATCATAATGCCGATAAAGTTATTGTACAGGACACCTCAGAGCTGGAGAAAAATAAAAACCAGATCATCGATACCCTCAAAAACTATGATATCTCTATCCAGAAAATCAGTGCAACCGTAGGACCTACGGTAACACTGTACGAGATTGTACCGGCAGCGGGTGTACGTATTTCCCGGATCAAAAATCTGGAAGATGATATTGCGTTGAGTCTGTCGGCCCTGGGTATCCGTATTATCGCGCCTATTCCGGGTAAGGGTACCATTGGTATTGAGGTGCCCAATGTGAAAAAGACGATTGTATCGCTCAAAAATATGCTGGCATCGGAAAAATTCCAGTCCAGTACCATGGACCTGCCGATTGCCATCGGGAAGAAGATCGATAATGAAAACTTCATTGCGGACCTGGCCAAAATGCCGCACCTGCTGATGGCAGGGGCTACCGGTCAGGGTAAATCCGTTGGTATCAATACCTTGCTGGTATCGTTGTTGTATAAAAAACATCCGTCGCAGCTGAAGTTTGTACTGGTAGATCCCAAGAAGGTGGAGCTGTCGTTGTATAAGCTGATTGAAAAACACTTCCTGGCAAAGCTGCCGGGAGAAGATGATGCTATCATTACCGATACCAAGAAGGTGATTCATACCCTCAATGCCTTGTGTATTGAAATGGATCTCCGGTACGACCTGTTGAAGGAAGCCGGTACACGTAATATCCGGGAGTACAATAATAAGTTTACCCAACGCCGACTGAATCCGCTGAAAGGTCATCGTTACCTGCCTTTCATTGTGCTGGTCGTGGATGAGTTTGCGGATCTGATTATGACCGCCGGTAAAGAGGTGGAGATGCCGATTGCCCGTTTGGCCCAGCTGGCCCGTGCGGTAGGTATTCACCTGATTATTGCTACCCAGCGTCCTTCCGTGAATATCATTACCGGTACCATTAAAGCCAACTTCCCGGCGCGGGTAGCCTTTAAGGTATCTTCCAAAATAGATTCCCGTACCATCCTGGATATTGGCGGCGCAGAGCAGCTGATCGGACAGGGGGATATGCTGGTGTCCTTCAACGGAGAACTGGTACGTTTACAGTGTGCTTTCGTGGATACGCCGGAAGTGGAGAATGTGGCAGAGTTCATCGGCAACCAGAAAGGGTATCCGGATGCTTTCCTGCTGCCGGAATATGTAGATGACAAGGATTCCGATGGTAAGGAACTGACGCTGGCAGACAGGGATCCGTTATTTGAGGAAGCAGCACAGGTGATTGTACAAACCCAGCAGGGGTCTACTTCCTTGCTGCAGCGGCGGATGAAGCTGGGGTATAACCGGGCGGGCCGCCTCATGGATCAGCTGGAAGCAGCCAGCATTGTAGGGCCTAATATGGGTAGTAAGGCGCGGGATGTACTGGTTAAAACAGATGCAGAGCTGCAGGAAATCCTTAATAATTTGTTATAA
- a CDS encoding LolA family protein, whose protein sequence is MMKKFVLTGLLLGGIVFGSTAQSKGTNDPKAKIVLDGVSSKFKSLKTVVANFILKVEGANNSVNDSKKGTVYLKGAKYKVTLPGQEIISDNKTSWTYAKDVNEVTINNVDQSGGAMTPAKLFTNFYDKDFLYRLEAESNEKGKVLQNIELTPTDKSKNIFKVIVSVDKKNQNIARMKVFEKNGNHYTYEITSFTPNSNLSDATFTFDAKKFPGVEVVDLR, encoded by the coding sequence ATGATGAAGAAATTTGTATTAACGGGATTGTTGTTGGGCGGTATTGTTTTCGGCAGCACGGCGCAGTCAAAAGGAACCAACGACCCGAAAGCCAAAATTGTTCTGGATGGGGTTAGTAGTAAATTTAAATCATTAAAAACAGTCGTAGCGAATTTTATATTAAAAGTAGAAGGGGCTAATAACAGTGTAAATGATTCCAAAAAAGGAACCGTATACCTGAAAGGCGCCAAGTATAAAGTGACCCTGCCAGGCCAGGAGATCATCAGCGATAACAAAACCTCCTGGACTTATGCCAAGGATGTGAATGAAGTAACCATCAACAACGTAGACCAGAGCGGCGGCGCCATGACACCGGCGAAACTCTTTACCAATTTCTACGATAAGGATTTTCTGTATCGCCTCGAGGCAGAAAGCAACGAAAAAGGTAAGGTATTGCAAAACATTGAGTTAACGCCTACTGACAAGTCAAAAAACATCTTTAAGGTGATTGTATCCGTAGATAAAAAGAACCAGAACATTGCCAGAATGAAAGTGTTCGAAAAAAATGGTAATCATTATACCTACGAGATCACCAGCTTTACGCCTAATTCCAACCTGAGTGATGCTACGTTTACTTTCGACGCTAAAAAATTCCCGGGCGTGGAAGTAGTGGATCTCAGATAA
- the lpdA gene encoding dihydrolipoyl dehydrogenase has protein sequence MAYDVIVIGSGPGGYVAAIRASQLGFKTAVVEKENLGGICLNWGCIPTKALLKTAQVFEYTQHSKDYGITVGDAKVEFDAVIKRSRGVADKMSRGVQFLMKKNKIDVLLGHGKVKTKGQVEVTDKDGKATVYDAKHIILATGARARELPNLKIDGKNVIGYREAMVLPKQPKSMIVVGSGAIGVEFAYFYATIGTKVTIVEFLPRIVPVEDEDISKELEKIYKKKGIDIMTNASVEAVEATGNGVKAKVKTQTGEITLEADVVLSAVGIAANIENIGLEGLGIKTDKGRVLVDKYYQTNIPGVYAIGDMVPGQALAHVASKEAIVCVEAIAYNEKKYAHKPATIDYMNIPGCTYCAPEIASVGYTEKAAKEAGYEVKVGKFPFSASGKASAAGATEGFVKVIFDAKYGEWLGTHMIGANVTEIIAETVVARKLETTYQEVLDSIHPHPTMSESVKDAIEVAYGEAIHL, from the coding sequence ATGGCATACGACGTAATCGTAATTGGTAGTGGGCCCGGCGGATATGTGGCTGCTATCCGTGCTTCTCAGCTGGGATTTAAAACCGCAGTCGTGGAAAAAGAAAACCTGGGTGGGATTTGTTTAAACTGGGGCTGTATTCCAACCAAAGCTTTATTAAAAACTGCACAGGTATTTGAATATACGCAGCATTCCAAAGATTACGGTATTACCGTAGGTGATGCGAAAGTAGAATTTGATGCTGTTATCAAACGTAGTCGCGGTGTTGCTGATAAAATGAGCAGGGGCGTACAGTTCCTGATGAAAAAAAATAAGATTGATGTGCTCCTGGGCCATGGTAAAGTAAAAACCAAAGGTCAGGTAGAAGTAACTGATAAAGACGGTAAAGCTACCGTATACGATGCGAAACACATCATCCTGGCTACAGGCGCCCGTGCACGGGAACTGCCTAACCTGAAAATTGATGGCAAAAACGTAATCGGTTACCGTGAAGCGATGGTACTGCCTAAACAACCTAAATCCATGATTGTGGTTGGTTCTGGTGCAATCGGTGTTGAGTTTGCATACTTCTATGCTACTATCGGCACGAAAGTAACCATCGTTGAATTCCTCCCGCGTATTGTACCGGTAGAAGATGAAGACATCTCCAAAGAACTGGAAAAAATATACAAAAAGAAAGGCATCGATATCATGACCAACGCTTCTGTAGAAGCTGTGGAAGCTACTGGTAACGGTGTGAAAGCGAAAGTAAAAACCCAGACAGGCGAAATTACCCTGGAGGCAGATGTAGTACTGAGCGCAGTAGGTATCGCTGCCAATATCGAAAACATCGGTCTGGAAGGGCTGGGTATCAAAACCGATAAAGGCCGTGTACTGGTAGATAAATACTATCAGACCAATATCCCGGGCGTTTATGCTATCGGTGATATGGTTCCTGGTCAGGCCCTGGCACACGTAGCTTCCAAAGAAGCGATCGTTTGCGTGGAAGCTATCGCTTACAACGAGAAAAAATACGCACACAAACCTGCTACCATCGATTATATGAACATTCCGGGCTGTACTTACTGTGCACCTGAAATTGCTTCTGTTGGTTATACAGAGAAAGCAGCGAAAGAAGCCGGATACGAAGTTAAAGTGGGTAAATTCCCATTCTCTGCTTCCGGTAAAGCTTCTGCTGCCGGTGCAACTGAAGGCTTCGTAAAAGTGATCTTTGATGCCAAATACGGCGAATGGTTAGGTACCCACATGATCGGTGCCAACGTTACAGAGATCATCGCTGAAACGGTAGTAGCCCGCAAACTGGAAACTACTTACCAGGAAGTGCTGGATTCTATCCACCCGCACCCAACCATGAGCGAGTCTGTAAAAGACGCGATCGAAGTAGCTTACGGAGAAGCGATTCACCTGTAA